ATTTCTGAATCCCAACCAATAACTCCAGTTGAATCTGTCTCAAATATGGAAGttccaaagaaaaatactGAAGTCACCCAAAAGCCAAAGGCTGGTGAACCAGATTTCGATATTTACAACTCTAAAGTTATTGCTTGTGCTATTGATAATCCAGAAGCTTGTGAAATGTGTTCTGGTTAATCTTTTCAATACAGATTAACTTGAATATATTCAAGGTTTtctagtattttttttctttattctatctatttcttttcttttggtTTATATTCGGGTTTttgttatatatttttttatatcatctttattttgtaCTTAATgacattaaaatattatttgtgatttaattctttttttctttaatgcGTAATAAATAAGGGGAAACTATATCATTCTTCAATTAAGGATAAGGTCTTGAGGGTAAGATGGTCAAATTAAAGAATCGTCATTttgcttttatttttcagctttaatttgaattatgcAACAGGTTAATGCATGGATGTGTGTTTATTACTCcatgatataatttttcatatgATTCCTTAAATAGCTCAGATTAAACATTCGGCAAGTAAATATAtgaatgtaaaaaaaaccCTTGACAAAAAACATTGATCCAACTTTTACAAAGAAATCATCTCCCCACAATTATAAGTTGTGTGCTAGGTagatttcattttattatagAAACGATTTGAggcaaatttaaaatacatACTTATTATTTGGCCTAAATTATAGAAGAATATGTCGTCGGATGCATTAAAAGAGGTTGCGAATCTAATTAAAGACGATATTTCGTTGGATAGaataaaagatataaaagATCAACTAACAAAGAAGAAATCTACTCTagattatcaattaaataaggAATCCGATAAATATTACGGTTATGTCAAAGAAAGTGTTGAGAAATTAAATGCATCACAAGAGTCTGTGAAATCAATCCGTGAAAGATTAGATGATGTTAATAAGCTGAGTAATGAACATAAATCCTCAATTGAAAGATATGacattattttaaaagcaacaaaaatatatgaaacTATAGATCTAACATCGACAATTTATTCAAAGATCATCAAATTCGATGAATTATTAGGGGAAATTGATCAGATGTTGACTATTGAATCTGAAAGTGATAGTGCTGAAACTGGATGTCCTTaccttcttcaaattcattatctATTAACTAAATCACGAGATTTTCAAGATCAAATGATAGCTATGGCAGCTATTTCTACTGATGATGTTCAACGTACAGTGGgtaaaatttttacaaaattgGATATCTTAGTTTCAAAGTTTGATGGTTTATTAGAACGATTGATATATGATGCAATTGAGTTAGTGAGAGCTGAACAAATTTCATTGGTCattaaactttttaaaattattgatctGGAAGAAAGagaagatttaaaaatcatGGCCATCCgtaatatcattaaaaagaaagaaatcgaagttaataaatcttcaatgaaaaaattaccaagtagtaaaattaaaaaatctaatccccaattgaattttgatgataatattgaatatcCAACTAATAATGGTATTTATAAGGAAATCCTTAGTGGTACAATTACTACAAGAACCAACGTACGTAATTATAAATTGttcttttttgaaaaaattgcaTCATCAATTGCagatatatttaaagaagTTAGAAAAGAATATTCAGGAGATCGAAAATTTGAagttttagaaaatttagattgggtatttaatgaattactTGTTgttaaagaatatttgaCAAAATATGGACCATCGTATtggaaattatttgaaaaatattatggaTTGTATTATGAACAAATgaatcaattgattaatgATCTTGTAGAATCTGAACCTGAAactattatcattttagatattttagaatatgATAAATCTTACCAACAGACCATGGTTACTGATTTtggatttaaaaaaaaggaagTCAAGAGTATTATTGGTGATAAACAAAAGGAACAATTATTTAgtgattatttgaaattaattttaactAAAATGCAAGAATGGATTACTAACTTAGTAAGAGCCGAATTTGATGTATTTATGGAAAGATCTACCCCTCCACATCAAGATTCTGAAGggttattttatttagatGGTACAAAGACATGCTTTCAAATGTTTTCACAACAAGTGGAAGTTGCTGGTGGATCTGGTCAAGCCAAAATTCTTGTTGGTGTTGTTGATAAATTTTGTGGGTTATTAAAAGATCGTCAACAATTATGGATAGAGAAAATTAGTGAAGAAGTTAAGAAATTGATTCAAtttaatcaaaaatatgatttGAATCCAGAAGAAATTACATCTCAAGATGAAGTTCCTGCAGGTTTAGTGGAATATTTGACAGCAATCGCTAACGATCAAATGAGATCAGCAGATTATGCAGTGGCCATTTCATCTAAATATGGTAAAATTGTTAGTAAAGTTTATGAAAAGCAAATTACTAATCATATAGAAGCTACATTAGACGGGTTTGCAGAGGTTGCTAGATGTGGGTCTGTGGGGATTATatctattatatttgatgaTCTTAAAAAACCATATAAGGAAGTGTTTAGTAAGAGTTGGTATACAGGGAATGAAGCTCAACAAATAGCAGATACGttatatgaatatttgaatgagattaaattacaaatgaattcatttgtattttcTACATTGTTAGAGACAGTTGTTGAAGAGACTATACTGAAATTCATTGGAGCTCTAGGGTATAACCATTCGTTTAAAAATAAGGGGAACAAATTCTTAGAATCTGTCAAGAGagattttgaaatcttttacaaattatttattcaatttgtACCTGAAGGTGAAGATAAAACGATAATTATTGATgagaaatttaaattgatGGAATTCTTTATGGATTTATCATGTGGGCCTGTGGATGAAATTGCTAATACGTGGGAAAAGACGTTACAAATCTATTGGGATTGTcctataattttattagagGCTATTTTATCATGCCGTAAAGATGTAGATAATTCTCGTACAAAGCAAATCTTGGGGAATGCCTcacaattgaataataactCACAACGATTAGCACATGTTGAAAGTGGAGAGTTACAACCTACGTTTATTAGTAGACTAGTATTAGCAAAGAAAGAGAAGAAATGATACTGAGGTGAAggatattaatttttttttaatatatatatatatacttatttgtttgtttatttaaaagaatttaaaaatacatatatctatttataaacaaagaaagaaattCGAGTATTAAATGAtggtattattagtaaaaaaagaagatgaatgttgttgttgttattttttatgagtattattttttatgagtattattattattattattagtctTGCTATGTGGAAAGGATGCATTGTATAAAAGGATAGAAAAATCTAATGGAAATCgacaaaaagaaaaaaaaaaaaaacaatatacAAAACAAGAAGTTACAATTATTTAGCAATCCATAGCAATGTGATCAAATAAGccatattttcattagaatcattaatttgataattgaaTAACCCATCTTTTTTGGAATTCCATGAGGTTccaattgaattttctatttctaaatcgtgtatattattactatgCTTATCGGATGGTTTTCCGAATGAATGAATTGTTGTAATAGttacaatatatttaaaacgGGAGGAATGTTTATTCAAGTGTTGcagaattttatttgttaaaagaTCTTTAATGTCGCCAGGGTATGTATCCTGATCAATCAGATGACTGAATTGAGTTTCGAACAGATCTACTAGTCTTTTTTCTGAGATTGGAGAATTATCGACTCTGGAGTCTTTTAATTGGACATTCATTACAAAAGTGTATGTGTGTGTGAGTTtgtttgattattttttgtctgtacttaattaataattaatttaattttattctttttgttgaaataagaattaataatgttgtttttatatttatttcaacCGTAAATCTGTTAATACCCAGACCCtgtttagaaaaaatagtGATATCTTAGATGGTTGTGATAGACAACAGCCAACCAGAACAAATATTCTATTCTGATTTGTTATTGttcttattattcataACCTTTATCATCTGGCTGGGGTTTACCAATACGTAGTGTTATTCccatatcatcatcatcatgTTATGAAAAGGGGTGTAGCTGTTTACCAGCTCAGTCGGGCCTTGGTTGCCTaaagattgaaaaataaaacaaaaaaataacgcCGTGCATTTCGTGATATTTTAGCTGGTTGATTGTGGAAGGTGAAATTACCGGACGAGAATTTAGATAGCCagtttttccttttttgaccatttttcaattttttcgattttttttcaattttctaattttcattttcaatattttctatttttctaatttttccGAAACCTCGGGCGAAATTCCCGATTGGGTGATGAAAAAGTCGGCAGGTGACACTGAGAAAAATGCACTGCAAATTAGAGGCACGTGCAGCGTATAGAGGTTCTTTTGGGCAAAGGCTGTTTGGAATGTATTATATAACTGGGGTGCTAGATAGATATACATCATAACTTCAGAACCTTTAGATTCATTATAGAATCACTTGATCATCAGTATACTACTCATTTGGAGTACTTATTATAGGATCTATTACATTGATATTATAACACcactgtttttttttgtcattCATTCATAGTTACAAAACTCTACCTCACATGTCTACCTCCCCACTATTACAAAGAACTCCCGGCAAGAAGATTGCCTTGCCAACCAGAGTCGAGCCCAAAGTGTTTTTTGCTAACGAACGTACGTTCTTGTCATGGTTAAACTTCACAGTGATGTTAGGAGGTCTTGGGGTAGGGCTTCTGAATTTCGGTGACAAAATCGGTCGTATAAGCGCTGCCCTATTCACAGTTATTGCCATGGGAACCATGGTGTATGCCTTGGTTACATACCATTGGAGAGCGGCTGCTATTCGTAGAAGAGGTTCGGGACCATACGATGACAGACTAGGTCCTACTCTGTTGTGTTTCTTCTTACTGGTGGCTGTTGTAGTCAATTTCATCCTAAGATTCAAGTACGGCGAGACTACTGTGGGTGTTTAGGCCTACGACTCACGTAACGATGCTAGGGTCTATGTTTCCatgtataataaattaattagcCAAGCCTAGCCTATATACATATGTA
This DNA window, taken from Henningerozyma blattae CBS 6284 chromosome 3, complete genome, encodes the following:
- the SEC6 gene encoding SNARE-binding exocyst subunit SEC6 (similar to Saccharomyces cerevisiae SEC6 (YIL068C); ancestral locus Anc_7.258); this translates as MSSDALKEVANLIKDDISLDRIKDIKDQLTKKKSTLDYQLNKESDKYYGYVKESVEKLNASQESVKSIRERLDDVNKLSNEHKSSIERYDIILKATKIYETIDLTSTIYSKIIKFDELLGEIDQMLTIESESDSAETGCPYLLQIHYLLTKSRDFQDQMIAMAAISTDDVQRTVGKIFTKLDILVSKFDGLLERLIYDAIELVRAEQISLVIKLFKIIDLEEREDLKIMAIRNIIKKKEIEVNKSSMKKLPSSKIKKSNPQLNFDDNIEYPTNNGIYKEILSGTITTRTNVRNYKLFFFEKIASSIADIFKEVRKEYSGDRKFEVLENLDWVFNELLVVKEYLTKYGPSYWKLFEKYYGLYYEQMNQLINDLVESEPETIIILDILEYDKSYQQTMVTDFGFKKKEVKSIIGDKQKEQLFSDYLKLILTKMQEWITNLVRAEFDVFMERSTPPHQDSEGLFYLDGTKTCFQMFSQQVEVAGGSGQAKILVGVVDKFCGLLKDRQQLWIEKISEEVKKLIQFNQKYDLNPEEITSQDEVPAGLVEYLTAIANDQMRSADYAVAISSKYGKIVSKVYEKQITNHIEATLDGFAEVARCGSVGIISIIFDDLKKPYKEVFSKSWYTGNEAQQIADTLYEYLNEIKLQMNSFVFSTLLETVVEETILKFIGALGYNHSFKNKGNKFLESVKRDFEIFYKLFIQFVPEGEDKTIIIDEKFKLMEFFMDLSCGPVDEIANTWEKTLQIYWDCPIILLEAILSCRKDVDNSRTKQILGNASQLNNNSQRLAHVESGELQPTFISRLVLAKKEKK
- the TDA2 gene encoding Tda2p (similar to Saccharomyces cerevisiae YER071C; ancestral locus Anc_7.259), whose amino-acid sequence is MNVQLKDSRVDNSPISEKRLVDLFETQFSHLIDQDTYPGDIKDLLTNKILQHLNKHSSRFKYIVTITTIHSFGKPSDKHSNNIHDLEIENSIGTSWNSKKDGLFNYQINDSNENMAYLITLLWIAK
- the VTC1 gene encoding Vtc1p (similar to Saccharomyces cerevisiae VTC1 (YER072W); ancestral locus Anc_7.260) — encoded protein: MSTSPLLQRTPGKKIALPTRVEPKVFFANERTFLSWLNFTVMLGGLGVGLLNFGDKIGRISAALFTVIAMGTMVYALVTYHWRAAAIRRRGSGPYDDRLGPTLLCFFLLVAVVVNFILRFKYGETTVGV